GCAGACGTCGTCGTGGAATGATGTCGGAAGACTTTAAATATGAGTTAGCAAAAGACTTAGGTTTTTACGATACAGTAAAAGAAGAAGGCTGGGGAGCTATTCGTTCACGTGATGCTGGTAATATGGTAAAACGTGCTATTGAATTAGCACAACAACAGCTTGCCCAACAAAATAATGTAAATCAGTAATGATAGCGGCGGGGCTGGCTAAAATTACTCACTTATTCAGTTTGATAAGTGAGGTTTTGGTCAGCCCTTTCTTTCTATATGTAAAATTCACTATAAATTCAAGCATTTTTGAATTAGTGACATAATCGTGGTCAATGATAGTGAAAACTGTTTCAATTCAACTGGAATTGTCGAAAAAGGCAATACAATACCTGCTTTTGTGGTACAATGTTGATACAATTTTTAGATCGTTTAAGTAGGTGATGACAATGCGTGTATTAGAAAAAGCACCAGCGAAAATAAATTTGTCACTTGATGTACTAAAGAAACGTGACGATGGCTTCCATGAAGTTAAAATGATTATGACAACAATAGATTTAGCTGATCGGGTTGAACTGATTGACCTACCATACAATGAAATTCGAATTGTATCACATAATCGTTTTGTGCCAGATGATCAAAGGAACTTAGCCTATCAAGCTGCACGACTTTTGAAGGAGCGTTATCAAGTTAATAGAGGAGTTTCTATATCTATAACAAAAACAATTCCTGTTGCAGCAGGGTTAGCTGGTGGAAGCAGTGATGCTGCAGCAACTTTACGTGGCTTAAATAAGCTTTGGAATCTTGGGCTGACTCTTGATGAATTGGCTACACTTGGTGCGGAAATTGGTTCTGATGTATCATTCTGTGTATACGGAGGAACTGCGTTAGCAACAGGTAGAGGAGAAATTATTCATCATATAGATCCACCTCCACATTGCTGGGTGGTGTTAGCGAAACCAACGATAGGGGTTTCAACAGCTGATGTTTATAAGAATTTAAATCTTCAACAACTAAAGCATCCTAATGTTGAGGGAATGATTGAGGCGTTACATAAGAATGACTATAATCAAATTTGTACACTTATGGGAAATGTATTAGAAACTGTTACTTTACGAATGCATCCAGAGGTGGCCAACATAAAAGATCAAATGAAAAGGTTTGGCGCAGATGCAGTATTAATGAGTGGAAGCGGACCAACAGTCTTTGGCTTGGTTCAATATGAATCACGTTTGCCACGAGTTTACAATGGATTAAGGGGTTTTTGTGATCAGGTTTTTGCTGTAAGAATGCTTGGTGAACGAAACATCCTTGATTAAATACGGATATTAAGTTATATTTACAATAATAATATTCGGATTTTGGAGGTTGCCAGTTCATGAAATTTCGTCGTAGTGGTCGACTTGTTGATATGACAAACTACTTGCTTCATCATCCACATTCTTTAGTGCCGTTAACCCATTTTTCTGAAAAGTATCAATCTGCTAAATCCTCTATAAGTGAAGACTTAACCATTATTAAAGAAACTTTTGAGCAGCAGGGAATAGGAACGTTGTTAACAGTTCCTGGTGCAGCAGGTGGAGTCAAATTCATACCAAAGGTTGCGATAAGTGAAGCAAAGCAATTTATTGAAGAACTTTGTGAATTTATTGCAAAACCTGAGAGGCTGCTTCCGGGTGGATACTTATACTTAACTGATTTATTAGGCACTCCTTCAATTGTTAATAAAATAGGCCGGCTTTTTGCAACGGTTTTTAGTAACAGGAAGATCGATGTTGTTATGACTGTTGCAACAAAAGGGATTCCGTTGGCTTATGCAGTAGCAGCACAACTGGATGTACCGGTGGTTATTGTAAGAAAAGACAGTAAGGTAACAGAAGGATCAACTGTAAGTATTAATTATGTTTCAGGCTCATCTAAGCGTATTCAAACTATGCTGCTAGCTAAACGAAGCTTAAAAGAGGGATCTAATGTATTAATTATAGATGACTTCATGAAAGCTGGAGGCACCATAAATGGGATGGTAAGCCTTCTTGAGGAATTTAAGGCAAAGGTAGCAGGGATCGGTGTTTTAGTCGAGACTGAGGGCGTTGAAGAGCGGTTGGTGGATCAATATGTTTCACTGGTAAAATTAGCTGATGTCGACGTTCGTGAACGAAATATCCAAGTAACAGATGGAAGCTACTTCCAAATTGTTAATGAAGAAAAGATTGGAGAGGATTTCAATGAGAACAGTTAGTACAAGCAAAGCACCAGCAGCAATTGGACCATATTCACAAGGAATTATTGTTAATAACGTATTCTACAGCTCAGGTCAAATACCGTTAACAGCTGAAGGAGAAATGGTGACAGGCGATGTTGTTGAACAAACACATCAAGTGTTTCAAAATCTAAAGGCTGTACTTGAAGAAGCAGGAGCTTCTTTAGAAACTGTTATTAAAGCAACAGTCTTTCTTCAGGATATGAATTCATTTGTCCCGTTTAATGAAGTTTACGGTCAATACTTCTCAGAACATAAACCAGCCCGTTCATGTGTCGAAGTAGCAAGACTACCTAAAGATTCTTTAGTTGAAATAGAAGTTATTGCGTTAATTAAATAATGTCTTTTGCCAATCACATACTGTGGTTGGTTTTTTTGTTTTAACAATAGTGAATAGGTTCTATCAACAAAGATGATTGGAGAGGAAATAACAGGGTCAACTACTAAGATGTCGATTAAAATTTCTTTATAAAATTGGTATTTTAATTTCTGTTAAGGAGTAAATTGTTGATTTTCACTATTTTTTGTCAATAAATTTGACCAAAAATAAAAAAAATTTCAAAATAAGGAAGGAATAATAAAAAAAACGTTGAATTAAGTAACTAAAGTTTTTCATATGGGGGAAAAGGTGGTGAACAGAATGGAAGTTACAGACGTAAGATTACGCCGCGTAAATACCGAAGGACGTATGAGAGCAATTGCTTCTATTACGTTAGATCATGAGTTTGTTGTACATGATATTCGCGTAATTGATGGCAATAATGGTCTCTTTGTTGCGATGCCAAGTAAGCGCACTCCTGATGGTGAATTCAGAGATATTGCACACCCTATTAATTCTAGTACACGCGGAAAAATTCAAGATGCTGTATTAGCAGAATATCATCGTTTAGGTGAGCTAGAAGTAGAATTTGAAGAAGCAGGTGCTTCATAAAATAAAGATAAGAACTTTGCCTAATTGGGCAAAGTTCTTTTTATTTTGTCATTATAATAAGTAAAGAACAACCAACCTCTCCATTATCCACTTACCATTTATTTTTCTGACTTTTTAAAAATAATGAACTTTCCTGTCACAAACGTGCGAAAAGGAAAACTTATGCTAAAATTAGAAATATCGTGTACTTTTTTTTGTTGTCTTGAAATAGGACTTATTTTAAGATATATTTTTTATGGATAAAAAGGTGTACTATTATAAACATTCTATAGATTACTTCTAATTGGGGGCCTAAATAATGGATAATCGGTATGCAGTAATTCTAGCTGCAGGTCAAGGCACAAGAATGAAATCTTCTTTATATAAAGTATTACATCCTGTTTGCGGAAAGCCTATGGTTCAGCATGTTTTAGATCAAGTGTCACAACTAACTTTATCTAAAACTGTAACGGTTGTTGGTCACGGAGCAGAAAAGGTACAATCTCAGTTAGGTGACAAAACGGAATATGCTTTACAAAGTGAACAATTAGGAACGGCTCACGCTGTTATGCAAGCTGCTCCATTTTTGGAAAATGAAGAAGGAACAACCATTGTTATTTGTGGTGATACGCCCTTAATAACATCAGAAACAATGTCTGCTCTTCTGTCACATCATCAAGAGTCAGAGGCAAAGGCAACAATTTTGACAGCAAAAGCGGAAGACCCAGCTGGATATGGGCGAATAGTTCGCAACAATAAGGGAACGGTAGAAAAGATAGTTGAGCATAAAGATGCAAGTGAAGCAGAAAGAGAAATAAAAGAAATAAATACCGGTACATATTGCTTTGATAATAAGGAATTATTTGAGGCCTTAAGTCATGTATCAAACGATAATGTTCAAGGAGAATACTATCTTCCAGATGTAATTGAGATTCTACAAAAAGAAGGAAAAATTGTTTCCGCTTATCAAACTTCTTCCTTTGATGAAACATTAGGTGTTAATGACCGAATTGCATTATCACAAGCAGAAAAACTAATGAAGCAACGTATTAATAAAGAACATATGAAAAACGGAGTAACATTGATAGACCCTGATTCAACCTATATTTCTGCTGAGGCATCTATTGGTAAAGATACAGTGATTTATCCAGGAACGATGATTATTGGAGACACGGTCATTGGCGAAGATTGTATCATCGGACCAAATACAGAAATAAAAGACTGCCACATTAACAATGCAACAACAATTAAGCATTCAGTTGCTCATGA
This genomic stretch from Metabacillus sp. B2-18 harbors:
- the spoVG gene encoding septation regulator SpoVG, translated to MEVTDVRLRRVNTEGRMRAIASITLDHEFVVHDIRVIDGNNGLFVAMPSKRTPDGEFRDIAHPINSSTRGKIQDAVLAEYHRLGELEVEFEEAGAS
- a CDS encoding small, acid-soluble spore protein, alpha/beta type; protein product: MGRRRRGMMSEDFKYELAKDLGFYDTVKEEGWGAIRSRDAGNMVKRAIELAQQQLAQQNNVNQ
- the ispE gene encoding 4-(cytidine 5'-diphospho)-2-C-methyl-D-erythritol kinase, translated to MRVLEKAPAKINLSLDVLKKRDDGFHEVKMIMTTIDLADRVELIDLPYNEIRIVSHNRFVPDDQRNLAYQAARLLKERYQVNRGVSISITKTIPVAAGLAGGSSDAAATLRGLNKLWNLGLTLDELATLGAEIGSDVSFCVYGGTALATGRGEIIHHIDPPPHCWVVLAKPTIGVSTADVYKNLNLQQLKHPNVEGMIEALHKNDYNQICTLMGNVLETVTLRMHPEVANIKDQMKRFGADAVLMSGSGPTVFGLVQYESRLPRVYNGLRGFCDQVFAVRMLGERNILD
- the glmU gene encoding bifunctional UDP-N-acetylglucosamine diphosphorylase/glucosamine-1-phosphate N-acetyltransferase GlmU, with product MDNRYAVILAAGQGTRMKSSLYKVLHPVCGKPMVQHVLDQVSQLTLSKTVTVVGHGAEKVQSQLGDKTEYALQSEQLGTAHAVMQAAPFLENEEGTTIVICGDTPLITSETMSALLSHHQESEAKATILTAKAEDPAGYGRIVRNNKGTVEKIVEHKDASEAEREIKEINTGTYCFDNKELFEALSHVSNDNVQGEYYLPDVIEILQKEGKIVSAYQTSSFDETLGVNDRIALSQAEKLMKQRINKEHMKNGVTLIDPDSTYISAEASIGKDTVIYPGTMIIGDTVIGEDCIIGPNTEIKDCHINNATTIKHSVAHDSEIGASVSIGPFAHIRPLSTISDEVKIGNFVEVKKSKMGKGSKASHLSYIGDAEVGADVNLGCGSITVNYDGKNKYLTKIEDGAFIGCNSNLIAPVTIGKGAYVAAGSTVTNDVPEKALSVARSRQVNKENYVDRLNNKNS
- a CDS encoding RidA family protein, translating into MRTVSTSKAPAAIGPYSQGIIVNNVFYSSGQIPLTAEGEMVTGDVVEQTHQVFQNLKAVLEEAGASLETVIKATVFLQDMNSFVPFNEVYGQYFSEHKPARSCVEVARLPKDSLVEIEVIALIK
- the purR gene encoding pur operon repressor, coding for MKFRRSGRLVDMTNYLLHHPHSLVPLTHFSEKYQSAKSSISEDLTIIKETFEQQGIGTLLTVPGAAGGVKFIPKVAISEAKQFIEELCEFIAKPERLLPGGYLYLTDLLGTPSIVNKIGRLFATVFSNRKIDVVMTVATKGIPLAYAVAAQLDVPVVIVRKDSKVTEGSTVSINYVSGSSKRIQTMLLAKRSLKEGSNVLIIDDFMKAGGTINGMVSLLEEFKAKVAGIGVLVETEGVEERLVDQYVSLVKLADVDVRERNIQVTDGSYFQIVNEEKIGEDFNENS